The following proteins are encoded in a genomic region of Anaerolineae bacterium:
- a CDS encoding thioredoxin family protein — MIERLLILAAFALVITMIALVWRMAQRRHLAALVRRGIAEPGAPGAERLPTILYFTTPDCAQCRLRQTPILEQLLLELDHAIVLRKVDALEREDLARRYGVLTVPTTVILDAAGRPRAINHGLATADRLRRQIENLS, encoded by the coding sequence ATGATCGAGCGCCTCCTAATCCTGGCCGCTTTTGCGCTAGTCATAACGATGATCGCCCTCGTTTGGCGAATGGCCCAGCGGCGGCATTTGGCCGCGCTGGTCAGGAGAGGAATCGCAGAGCCGGGTGCTCCGGGTGCAGAAAGGCTCCCCACGATCCTATACTTTACCACGCCGGATTGTGCGCAGTGCCGTTTGCGACAGACGCCCATTCTAGAGCAATTGTTGTTGGAGCTGGACCATGCGATCGTGCTGCGCAAGGTGGATGCCTTAGAGCGTGAAGACTTAGCGCGCCGATATGGAGTTCTCACAGTGCCTACCACGGTGATCTTGGATGCGGCCGGCCGGCCGCGAGCCATCAACCACGGCCTGGCGACGGCTGATCGGCTGCGGCGGCAAATAGAGAACCTCTCCTGA
- a CDS encoding DUF4395 domain-containing protein, which translates to MTTRMVDHTALRFNQASIILLLVLSFLADWPWLVTVVGLIMLVGTIWPGAGLFRLIYARVARPAGLFKPDMQPDEPEPHLFAQGVGGLFLLAATIGFALNAAVLGWVLAAVVVVLAAINLFWGFCLGCFFYYQLARLGVRAELPWWRGS; encoded by the coding sequence ATGACGACCCGGATGGTAGACCATACCGCGTTGCGGTTTAATCAGGCTTCGATCATCCTGTTGCTTGTCCTAAGCTTCCTCGCTGACTGGCCTTGGCTGGTGACAGTGGTCGGGCTGATCATGCTCGTCGGCACGATCTGGCCCGGCGCAGGGCTATTTAGGTTGATCTATGCTCGTGTAGCGCGGCCCGCAGGGCTGTTCAAGCCAGATATGCAGCCGGACGAGCCAGAGCCACATCTCTTTGCCCAAGGGGTGGGCGGCTTGTTTCTCCTAGCGGCTACCATCGGCTTTGCTTTGAACGCGGCCGTCCTCGGCTGGGTATTGGCTGCTGTCGTGGTCGTGTTGGCCGCGATCAACCTCTTCTGGGGCTTCTGCCTGGGCTGCTTCTTTTACTACCAGCTCGCTCGTCTGGGCGTGCGGGCAGAGCTACCCTGGTGGCGCGGCTCCTAG
- a CDS encoding cysteine synthase — translation MLKVRERDEAASRNGGSVRNRTAQIAVAEARAQSVLGCIGHTPLFRLTRVVKGLSADVELYVKAEWFNPGGSVKDRPALRMIEEAERDGRLTPDKIIIDATSGNTGIAYALIGAVKGYRVELVMPANVSRERRQLARAYGARVIESDPLEGSDGAIRLVRRIVAGSPEKYFYPDQYNNPANWLAHYDTTGPEIWEQTQGRITHFVAGIGTSGTLMGVGRRLREYNPQVQLIAVEPADELQVIEGLKHMATSIVPGIYDPTLPDRTIYAEANRALAMAQRLAREEGLFVGLSAAAAVDAALQIARELKEGVVVALLPDSGMKYLSLGLFDDRLDRSSTR, via the coding sequence ATGTTGAAAGTTCGAGAGAGAGATGAAGCGGCCTCTCGCAATGGAGGGTCGGTTCGCAATCGGACAGCTCAAATCGCCGTGGCTGAGGCGCGGGCTCAGAGCGTCTTAGGGTGCATTGGTCATACGCCGCTGTTTCGGCTCACCCGCGTCGTAAAGGGCTTGTCGGCCGACGTCGAGCTATACGTCAAGGCAGAGTGGTTTAACCCTGGGGGATCGGTGAAGGATCGGCCGGCGCTGCGCATGATCGAGGAAGCGGAGCGAGACGGCCGGCTGACGCCGGACAAAATTATCATTGATGCCACCAGCGGCAACACGGGGATCGCTTATGCCCTAATCGGCGCGGTGAAAGGGTATCGCGTTGAGTTGGTGATGCCGGCCAATGTCAGCCGTGAACGGCGGCAACTGGCACGGGCTTACGGAGCGCGCGTGATCGAGAGCGATCCGCTCGAGGGGTCGGATGGAGCGATCCGGTTGGTCCGGAGGATCGTAGCGGGGTCGCCGGAGAAGTACTTCTATCCGGATCAGTACAATAACCCGGCTAACTGGCTCGCTCACTACGATACCACCGGGCCAGAGATTTGGGAGCAGACGCAGGGACGTATCACCCACTTCGTGGCTGGCATCGGGACTTCTGGCACTTTGATGGGGGTAGGACGGCGATTGCGAGAGTACAACCCGCAGGTGCAGTTGATCGCTGTGGAGCCAGCGGATGAGCTGCAGGTGATCGAGGGGCTGAAGCATATGGCCACGTCCATTGTCCCTGGCATCTACGATCCCACGCTGCCTGATCGCACTATCTATGCAGAGGCCAATCGAGCGTTGGCGATGGCCCAACGGCTGGCGAGGGAGGAGGGGCTGTTCGTTGGCTTATCAGCGGCAGCGGCAGTGGATGCCGCCCTGCAGATCGCCCGCGAGCTGAAGGAGGGGGTTGTAGTGGCGTTGCTGCCCGATAGCGGCATGAAGTATCTGAGCCTGGGGCTGTTCGATGACCGGTTGGACCGGTCATCCACACGTTAG
- the moeB gene encoding molybdopterin-synthase adenylyltransferase MoeB — MGRITRDQLLAQARARVPELDVHEVKRRLDAGERLTVLDVRERDEWVQGHVPGARFVPRGFLELRIEEIQPDRDAPIVVYCAGGVRSLLGARDLKAMGYTNVFSMRGGFNQWKNSGLPFVVPRVLSDEQRTRYSRHILIPEVGEAGQLKLLEAKVLLIGAGGLGSPAALYLAAAGVGTIGIVDFDAVDLSNLQRQILHGHSDIGRPKVESAVDRLREINPDVKVVPHRVLLDSSNALDIIRQYDLVLNGSDNFPTRYLVNDACVLLKKPLVDASIFIFEGQVTVYDPTRGGPCYRCLYPDPPPPGEVPSCAEAGVLGVLPGIIGSIQALEAIKYILQIGEPLIGQLLLFDALDMTFRILKVQRNRNCPVCGDHPTVTALIDYEQFCGLPSRQSTVGENGHQVGELAR, encoded by the coding sequence ATAGGGCGGATTACCCGCGATCAGCTCCTGGCCCAGGCGCGCGCCCGCGTTCCCGAGTTGGACGTGCATGAAGTCAAGCGACGGTTAGACGCGGGTGAGCGGCTAACTGTTCTCGATGTGCGGGAGCGCGACGAGTGGGTCCAAGGACATGTGCCGGGAGCGCGCTTCGTGCCGCGCGGCTTCCTAGAACTGCGTATCGAGGAGATCCAGCCCGATCGGGATGCGCCCATTGTGGTCTACTGTGCCGGCGGTGTGCGCTCGCTGCTGGGAGCGCGTGATCTGAAGGCGATGGGTTACACCAACGTCTTCTCGATGCGCGGCGGGTTTAACCAGTGGAAGAACAGCGGCCTGCCGTTCGTGGTCCCTCGGGTCCTCAGCGATGAGCAGCGAACCCGCTATAGCCGGCACATCCTCATCCCAGAGGTGGGTGAGGCAGGGCAGCTCAAGCTGTTGGAGGCCAAGGTGCTGTTGATCGGCGCAGGAGGGCTGGGATCTCCGGCGGCACTCTACCTAGCGGCCGCTGGCGTAGGAACTATCGGCATCGTAGACTTCGACGCGGTAGATCTATCTAACTTGCAGCGGCAGATCTTACACGGCCACAGCGATATCGGCCGGCCCAAGGTAGAGTCAGCGGTGGACCGTTTGCGGGAGATCAACCCCGATGTAAAAGTGGTGCCCCATCGGGTGTTGCTCGATTCCAGCAACGCGCTCGACATCATCAGGCAGTATGATCTCGTGCTCAATGGCTCGGACAACTTTCCGACGCGCTACCTGGTCAACGATGCCTGTGTTTTGTTGAAGAAGCCGTTGGTGGACGCTAGCATCTTCATCTTCGAAGGGCAGGTGACCGTATACGATCCGACGCGGGGCGGGCCCTGTTATCGTTGTCTGTATCCCGACCCGCCGCCACCGGGCGAAGTGCCCTCGTGCGCGGAGGCGGGCGTCTTGGGCGTCTTGCCCGGTATCATCGGGTCTATCCAAGCCCTGGAGGCAATCAAGTACATCTTGCAGATCGGTGAACCGCTGATAGGCCAGCTGCTCCTGTTCGACGCGCTGGACATGACGTTCCGTATCCTGAAGGTCCAGCGCAATAGGAACTGCCCCGTCTGTGGCGATCATCCCACCGTTACTGCGCTGATTGACTATGAGCAGTTCTGCGGGCTTCCGTCGCGGCAGTCTACCGTGGGAGAAAACGGGCATCAAGTCGGAGAGCTGGCGCGTTGA
- a CDS encoding sulfurtransferase TusA family protein, whose protein sequence is MKLDVRGEICPYPMLKAVEAMKRLPKGEILEVITDHAPALETIPAQAKRLGFQWQIRETGSPEWVITLSRPGEGARS, encoded by the coding sequence ATGAAGCTAGATGTCCGGGGCGAAATCTGCCCATACCCAATGTTGAAAGCAGTGGAAGCGATGAAACGTTTGCCCAAGGGCGAGATCCTAGAGGTTATCACCGATCACGCGCCCGCCCTGGAGACGATCCCAGCGCAGGCAAAGCGTTTGGGATTCCAGTGGCAGATCCGGGAGACCGGCTCCCCGGAGTGGGTGATCACACTCAGTCGGCCGGGCGAAGGAGCGAGATCATGA
- a CDS encoding sulfurtransferase, with protein MKFSRIWLLIVAVLLTACAVPVTPAAVEQAPANPAVAEKTSVTTDIAQPEVLVDTNWVAENLHKEGIRLVDVSSKPEVYAEGHIPGAVYVNWQTDLTNPDDPVKGQILTAQQLEALLGRLGIDNQTTVVFYDDSNSLFATRAFWVLKYYGHQDVRVLDGGRKKWVAEGRELSQEVPNVTPTTYKAGEPNLAIRATWEQVLASLKQPDKVILDARSPKEYTGQDVRSARGGHIPGAINLEWTSQMNPDGTFKPVAELRKLYEQVGVQPDQQVFTYCQTGVRGAHSWFVLTQLLGFENVVNYDGSWEEWGNRTDLPIER; from the coding sequence ATGAAGTTTAGTAGAATCTGGTTACTCATAGTTGCCGTGTTGTTGACCGCTTGCGCAGTGCCGGTCACACCAGCTGCTGTTGAACAGGCACCTGCCAATCCGGCTGTTGCTGAGAAAACTTCCGTCACCACGGACATTGCTCAGCCGGAGGTGTTGGTAGATACGAACTGGGTGGCGGAGAACCTGCACAAAGAGGGCATCCGGTTGGTGGACGTGAGCAGTAAGCCCGAAGTGTACGCTGAAGGACACATTCCTGGCGCTGTGTACGTCAACTGGCAGACTGATCTCACCAACCCCGATGATCCGGTTAAAGGGCAAATCCTCACCGCCCAGCAGCTCGAGGCCTTGTTGGGCCGGCTGGGTATTGACAACCAGACGACGGTGGTCTTCTACGATGACTCGAATAGCCTGTTTGCCACGCGAGCCTTTTGGGTGCTGAAGTATTACGGCCATCAGGATGTGCGCGTCCTTGACGGAGGCCGCAAGAAGTGGGTTGCCGAGGGGCGGGAGCTAAGCCAGGAAGTGCCAAATGTGACGCCGACCACTTATAAGGCCGGTGAGCCGAATTTGGCGATTCGCGCCACCTGGGAACAAGTATTGGCGAGCTTGAAGCAACCGGATAAGGTGATTCTGGACGCGCGTAGTCCCAAGGAGTACACTGGGCAGGATGTCCGCTCCGCCCGCGGTGGACACATCCCCGGCGCAATCAACTTGGAGTGGACGAGCCAGATGAACCCGGACGGCACCTTTAAACCCGTGGCTGAGCTGCGAAAGCTATATGAGCAGGTGGGCGTCCAGCCGGACCAACAGGTGTTCACGTACTGCCAAACCGGCGTGCGCGGCGCACATTCCTGGTTCGTGTTGACGCAGTTGTTAGGCTTTGAGAATGTGGTCAACTACGACGGCTCCTGGGAGGAATGGGGTAACCGCACTGACCTACCTATCGAGCGGTGA
- a CDS encoding YeeE/YedE family protein has protein sequence MAVSMGVEAKSLNRSQVAGVAILFVALLVATAVSYVDRAFAVFWLFGLAFGMILQRSRFCFASAFRDLFLLQQGRVMRAILAGMAVGTLGFTLVMSNLVPNPALGLLPPDAHVVPLGWHLVVGGVLFGLGMVLAGGCVSGSLYRMGEGYVGSWVAMGGILVGLWGASQTWNWWWQVHISRQPVVWLPRYLGYGGAVGLTLLVLGALYLLALWWEARSGIVFPEPPTLAAGFTFGERLNALYHVIFVRAWPVALAGLGLGALNVFEYAYRHPWGVTGELARWANALAGLVGLSAGPLLGVDQIAGCSLAMESGLLTHGLMLDVGLVVGSLLAAVLAGEFKIRLPADRRRYVQSLGGGILMGYGAGIAVGCTIGAFFSAIPSLALNGWVFGGSLAIGAFLGVQMIRRLM, from the coding sequence ATGGCTGTGTCTATGGGCGTTGAGGCGAAATCGCTCAATCGAAGCCAAGTCGCCGGCGTTGCGATCTTGTTCGTGGCTCTACTCGTCGCTACGGCGGTTAGCTATGTAGATAGGGCCTTCGCGGTTTTCTGGCTGTTCGGCCTGGCATTCGGGATGATCTTGCAGCGCAGCCGCTTCTGCTTTGCGTCGGCCTTCCGTGACCTGTTCTTACTGCAGCAGGGGCGGGTAATGCGAGCGATCCTGGCCGGCATGGCTGTAGGGACGTTAGGCTTTACTCTGGTAATGTCTAATCTGGTCCCCAACCCTGCTCTGGGCCTCCTGCCGCCTGACGCGCACGTCGTACCGCTGGGCTGGCACCTCGTAGTGGGGGGTGTGCTCTTTGGGTTAGGGATGGTATTAGCCGGCGGATGTGTCTCAGGTTCTCTATATCGCATGGGCGAGGGGTATGTGGGTTCCTGGGTGGCGATGGGTGGGATCCTAGTCGGGCTCTGGGGGGCTAGCCAAACTTGGAATTGGTGGTGGCAAGTACATATCTCGCGACAGCCGGTGGTGTGGCTACCACGTTATTTGGGATACGGCGGCGCAGTTGGCCTGACGCTGTTGGTGCTAGGGGCACTGTACTTGCTGGCATTGTGGTGGGAAGCTCGCAGCGGTATCGTGTTTCCAGAGCCGCCGACACTGGCAGCTGGTTTCACATTCGGAGAACGGCTGAACGCTCTTTATCATGTAATTTTCGTCCGGGCTTGGCCGGTGGCGCTGGCGGGGTTGGGGCTGGGCGCGCTTAACGTGTTCGAGTACGCCTATCGCCATCCGTGGGGCGTGACGGGTGAGTTGGCACGCTGGGCGAATGCATTAGCAGGTCTAGTCGGGCTGTCGGCCGGGCCTCTACTAGGGGTCGACCAGATCGCAGGATGCTCGCTAGCGATGGAGAGCGGCCTGCTGACTCACGGCTTGATGCTGGACGTGGGCCTGGTTGTAGGTTCTTTGCTTGCGGCAGTGCTGGCCGGCGAGTTCAAAATCCGCCTACCTGCTGACCGTCGGCGGTATGTCCAGTCGCTAGGAGGCGGTATTCTGATGGGATACGGCGCAGGGATTGCAGTTGGCTGTACCATTGGGGCGTTTTTCTCAGCCATCCCATCCCTGGCCTTGAACGGTTGGGTGTTCGGGGGATCGCTGGCAATCGGCGCTTTTCTCGGTGTACAGATGATTCGACGGCTGATGTAG
- a CDS encoding MoaD/ThiS family protein produces the protein MVTVNIPTPLRRLTGGQSKVQASGTTVLSVIEDLEARFPGIRDRLLDENGELKRFINIYVNEDEIRTLQGKETPVAEGDRISIVPAMAGG, from the coding sequence ATGGTAACAGTAAACATTCCAACTCCTCTCCGCCGGCTCACCGGTGGCCAATCGAAAGTGCAGGCTTCAGGTACAACGGTCTTGAGCGTGATCGAAGACTTAGAGGCCAGGTTTCCGGGCATCCGGGATCGGTTGTTAGACGAAAACGGCGAGCTCAAACGTTTCATCAACATCTATGTGAACGAGGATGAGATCCGCACATTACAGGGCAAAGAGACGCCGGTAGCGGAGGGAGATCGCATCTCTATCGTGCCTGCGATGGCAGGAGGATGA
- a CDS encoding GntR family transcriptional regulator, with protein MELQRSGDLPLYLQLRMSLEQRILNGEWGYGAMLPAEHELCAEYGVSRGTLRQALAELEREGFVRREQGRGTFVAKVVQREPRTGLSGHSISFIVPYVRDSFVPTLLLGIENAARAHGFTVLFHHVENNLEKQAATLRSAVQQGVAGVILFPVNSTHVSPIMSELIAQGYPFVVIDRYLRNLYTDYVTSDNFGGGLRATQHLLRLGHRRIAFVSWRDPAITMEHRRAGYRCALEEAGLPVDPSLECEVEGYPTIDLDALATFLSQEPRPTAVFAANDQLALAVRRAAYSLGLTVPQDLALVGFDDLDIAAHLDVPLTTISQPILEMGKTAAEVIIRKIQGRSFGIEQHILPTRLIIRHSCGAYLRDQPLVNMVERHNWSRAGQVLSAPWPSR; from the coding sequence ATGGAGCTGCAGCGGTCAGGAGATCTTCCGTTATACCTTCAACTGCGGATGTCCTTAGAGCAGCGTATCCTGAACGGCGAGTGGGGATATGGCGCCATGCTGCCGGCCGAACACGAGCTATGCGCTGAATACGGCGTCTCTCGAGGCACGTTACGTCAGGCGTTAGCGGAGCTGGAGCGAGAGGGCTTTGTACGCCGAGAACAAGGGAGAGGGACTTTCGTCGCCAAAGTGGTACAGCGCGAGCCGAGAACCGGGCTATCCGGTCATAGCATCTCCTTCATTGTCCCCTATGTCCGCGATTCGTTTGTGCCCACACTGCTCCTGGGCATAGAGAACGCTGCACGCGCCCACGGATTTACCGTGCTTTTCCACCATGTGGAAAACAATCTTGAGAAACAGGCAGCTACGCTGCGTTCGGCAGTGCAGCAAGGAGTGGCCGGCGTTATCCTATTTCCGGTGAACTCGACCCACGTCAGCCCGATCATGTCAGAACTGATCGCTCAGGGGTACCCATTCGTGGTGATAGATCGCTATTTGCGCAACCTGTATACCGACTATGTGACCAGCGATAATTTCGGTGGTGGGTTGCGGGCAACCCAGCACCTGCTGCGGCTAGGGCATCGTCGGATCGCTTTCGTGAGCTGGCGCGATCCCGCCATCACAATGGAGCATCGCCGAGCTGGTTACCGATGTGCGTTGGAGGAAGCCGGACTGCCCGTGGACCCCTCTCTGGAATGTGAAGTGGAGGGATACCCTACGATTGATCTGGATGCGCTGGCCACTTTCCTCAGCCAGGAGCCACGTCCTACCGCAGTATTCGCAGCCAATGATCAGTTGGCTCTAGCGGTACGCCGGGCAGCTTACTCTCTGGGCCTGACCGTGCCACAAGATCTGGCGCTAGTGGGGTTTGACGATCTGGATATCGCAGCGCACCTGGACGTGCCGCTCACCACCATCTCGCAGCCAATCCTCGAGATGGGAAAGACGGCCGCAGAGGTGATCATCCGCAAGATTCAAGGGCGATCTTTCGGGATTGAGCAACATATCTTGCCCACAAGGCTGATCATCCGCCATTCCTGTGGGGCCTATCTGCGAGATCAGCCCCTCGTAAATATGGTAGAAAGGCACAATTGGAGCCGGGCCGGGCAAGTGCTCTCGGCTCCCTGGCCGTCTCGATAA
- a CDS encoding substrate-binding domain-containing protein has protein sequence MFRQEKLSRREFLRIAGVATASVALTACVPPATPVVPAPAKEEAKPAPAEKKTLVLAIQAFAHDAMRPVLDAWTAKTGHKVELESGPTTGQEMVTKYAPAFQAGTSPVDVFSDADDSGPSFYRAGWIEPLDDVIPAETWADFPEIFQSQIEIWHSYQGRRYRVPHEFAIGYFWYRKDWFDQKGIQPPKNWDEFVAIGKEFTTENTYGTIEALIKPALMYVYLAYITAQAGGEIFKFDEKTAQAFQFVYDLIYTHKILPEKALSIDYTQQNDEYMKDRVAMMRQWPYFWGVSRGNTAWYQEGKAEIALPPAGPAGAKSWWGGWGFSVPKFAPNKPEALDLIAWITNNENAPILARGQSWFIMPRKSILDAMGNEGLVPYMKMYIDNNVPAPRPFHEKVPEAQSVVDDVGSLFLTKQISLEEAMKQGAERIKALG, from the coding sequence ATGTTTCGCCAAGAGAAGCTTTCACGCCGTGAGTTCCTGCGGATAGCCGGGGTGGCCACAGCCAGTGTAGCCCTGACCGCTTGTGTGCCGCCTGCTACGCCCGTCGTGCCAGCGCCTGCCAAGGAAGAGGCCAAACCTGCGCCGGCTGAGAAGAAGACGTTGGTGCTGGCGATCCAGGCCTTCGCCCATGACGCTATGCGCCCTGTCTTGGACGCCTGGACCGCTAAGACAGGCCACAAGGTGGAACTAGAGAGTGGTCCCACCACCGGCCAGGAGATGGTCACCAAGTATGCGCCCGCCTTCCAGGCTGGCACCAGCCCGGTGGATGTCTTCAGCGATGCTGATGACTCCGGGCCCTCCTTTTATCGGGCTGGCTGGATTGAGCCGCTAGACGATGTCATCCCTGCTGAGACGTGGGCAGACTTCCCCGAGATCTTCCAGAGCCAGATCGAGATCTGGCACAGCTACCAAGGTCGCCGATATCGCGTCCCCCACGAGTTCGCGATCGGCTACTTCTGGTACCGCAAGGACTGGTTTGACCAGAAGGGGATTCAGCCGCCTAAGAACTGGGATGAGTTCGTCGCCATCGGCAAGGAGTTTACCACCGAGAATACCTACGGCACCATTGAGGCCCTCATCAAGCCGGCGCTAATGTACGTCTATCTGGCTTACATCACGGCACAAGCTGGCGGCGAGATCTTCAAGTTCGATGAAAAGACGGCCCAGGCCTTCCAATTCGTCTATGACCTCATCTACACCCATAAGATCCTGCCTGAGAAGGCACTTAGTATCGACTACACGCAGCAAAACGACGAGTACATGAAGGATCGCGTGGCGATGATGCGGCAATGGCCATACTTCTGGGGCGTCTCACGCGGCAATACCGCGTGGTACCAGGAAGGCAAGGCCGAGATCGCCTTGCCGCCGGCAGGGCCGGCCGGCGCCAAGAGCTGGTGGGGTGGATGGGGCTTCAGCGTGCCCAAGTTCGCCCCCAACAAACCAGAGGCGCTAGACCTCATCGCTTGGATCACCAACAATGAGAACGCGCCGATTCTGGCGAGAGGGCAAAGCTGGTTCATTATGCCGCGCAAGTCCATTTTAGACGCGATGGGCAACGAAGGGCTCGTGCCGTACATGAAGATGTACATTGACAACAATGTGCCCGCGCCTCGCCCCTTCCATGAGAAGGTGCCTGAGGCCCAAAGCGTGGTAGATGACGTAGGCTCGCTGTTCCTGACCAAGCAGATCTCGCTCGAAGAGGCCATGAAGCAGGGCGCCGAGCGGATTAAAGCGCTTGGGTAA
- a CDS encoding sugar ABC transporter permease: MGLQTNTTLSTASVRARPRSLAGLVGRRYLAAALLLLPAIGLRLFTAVYPFFHTIYLSFFEYNPAFPPSRFIGLGNFWKLSQDIAVRSSISFTILFVVVSTAFQLIFGLLVASLLNSQFRLRGFARTVNLIPWAIPMVVAAIGFRWMYDVDYGIINDLLHRLTGFRFPWLIHFWGARMAVIMTNIWKSTPFLAIVFLAALQGVPAELYEAARVDGASRLQTFRFITIPLVLPQATTMGLFMLVWQLAAFDLIYSMTGGGPGFATQVLAYNIYREAFGGLNFGYASALSMILFLTVGVVGGIGLLIYRRVEVLY; the protein is encoded by the coding sequence ATGGGTTTACAAACAAATACGACCCTATCAACAGCCAGCGTCCGAGCGCGACCGCGTAGTTTGGCCGGCTTGGTGGGACGACGATACCTAGCGGCGGCATTGCTGTTACTGCCGGCGATCGGCCTGCGATTGTTCACAGCCGTCTATCCCTTCTTTCACACCATCTATCTGAGCTTCTTCGAGTACAATCCCGCCTTTCCTCCAAGCCGCTTCATCGGGCTCGGCAATTTCTGGAAGTTGAGCCAGGACATCGCGGTGCGCAGCAGCATCTCCTTCACCATCCTGTTCGTAGTGGTCTCCACCGCTTTCCAATTGATCTTCGGGTTGCTGGTCGCCTCGCTGCTTAACAGTCAGTTTAGGCTGCGCGGGTTCGCCCGCACCGTGAACCTGATCCCTTGGGCCATTCCTATGGTTGTGGCTGCCATCGGCTTCCGCTGGATGTATGACGTGGACTACGGGATCATCAATGATCTTCTGCACCGTCTGACCGGTTTCCGCTTCCCTTGGTTGATCCACTTTTGGGGGGCTCGCATGGCGGTCATCATGACCAACATCTGGAAGAGCACCCCTTTTCTGGCTATCGTCTTTCTGGCGGCGCTGCAAGGGGTGCCGGCCGAGCTGTACGAAGCGGCACGAGTGGACGGGGCCAGCCGTCTGCAGACTTTTCGGTTCATCACTATCCCGCTCGTCCTGCCCCAGGCGACCACCATGGGGCTATTTATGCTAGTCTGGCAACTGGCTGCTTTTGATCTGATCTACAGCATGACGGGCGGAGGGCCGGGATTTGCTACCCAAGTGCTGGCCTATAACATCTACCGTGAGGCGTTTGGCGGCCTCAACTTCGGCTATGCATCCGCCTTGAGCATGATCCTGTTCTTGACGGTGGGCGTCGTCGGCGGCATCGGCCTGCTGATCTACCGGCGCGTCGAAGTGCTGTATTGA
- a CDS encoding carbohydrate ABC transporter permease, translating into MLTKSANPLIQRAQVWADRAILYLLVLLFLFVTLLPFYWILISSVTPKYQMFSIPPRYWPTEFTLENYVNMTRNIPFFRYFRNSLIFALGSSVVSVALSFLASYALARIRFRGSNLVFMGFILSIALPQIGTLVPLFEVFKALNMVNKYHGLILLMSSLITPFTVWILVSFIQQIPTEIEEAAIMDGASLPQVLLKVVIPIVKPALATMIIINFIISWNELLYPLVFATNRFTKTLSVGLVEMQVDPAMGAGRPWDLMSALSVTMILPVLLLVVFFQRLIVAGLTRGAIR; encoded by the coding sequence ATGCTGACCAAGAGCGCGAATCCTTTGATCCAGCGCGCACAGGTATGGGCTGATCGGGCCATCCTGTATCTGCTTGTGCTCTTGTTCCTGTTCGTGACCTTACTGCCGTTTTACTGGATCCTGATCTCCTCGGTTACGCCCAAATATCAGATGTTCTCGATCCCGCCAAGGTACTGGCCTACGGAATTTACGCTGGAAAATTATGTCAATATGACGCGCAACATCCCATTTTTCCGTTATTTTCGCAACTCCTTGATCTTCGCTTTAGGGTCCAGCGTGGTCTCGGTCGCCCTTTCCTTCCTGGCTAGTTATGCCCTGGCCCGCATCCGCTTTCGCGGCAGCAACCTCGTCTTCATGGGCTTCATCCTCTCCATCGCGCTGCCTCAGATTGGCACGCTGGTCCCTCTCTTCGAGGTGTTCAAAGCCCTAAATATGGTCAACAAGTATCACGGGCTGATCTTGCTCATGTCCAGCTTGATCACCCCTTTCACCGTCTGGATCCTGGTCTCTTTTATCCAGCAGATCCCAACGGAGATCGAGGAAGCGGCGATCATGGACGGGGCGAGCTTGCCACAGGTGCTACTGAAAGTGGTAATCCCCATCGTCAAGCCGGCGCTGGCGACGATGATCATCATCAATTTCATCATCTCATGGAATGAGTTGCTGTACCCGTTGGTGTTTGCCACCAATCGCTTCACCAAGACATTGAGCGTGGGACTGGTGGAGATGCAGGTGGATCCAGCCATGGGCGCAGGTCGACCTTGGGACCTAATGAGCGCGCTGAGCGTGACGATGATCCTCCCGGTGCTACTGCTGGTAGTGTTCTTCCAACGGCTGATCGTAGCGGGACTTACGCGGGGTGCCATTAGGTGA